Proteins encoded together in one Lathyrus oleraceus cultivar Zhongwan6 chromosome 5, CAAS_Psat_ZW6_1.0, whole genome shotgun sequence window:
- the LOC127081853 gene encoding RNA-binding KH domain-containing protein RCF3: MERSRSKRNYYYDHEYDSETFARTRPRYNHHHHHSSSYRHRGAGDRGGGRHHLKTYDSPLTVTTSYRILCHDMKAGGVIGKSGSIIKSIRQHTGAWINVHEPVAGDEERIIEISDTRRRDPDGRMPSFSPAQEALLLIHDRILESDPGFVEEEDEYGGGRGGGGSKRVSSRLIVSKMHVGCLLGKGGKIIEQMRIETKTQIRILPRDHNLPRCVALSEEIVQVSGDIHNVKTAFQIISSRLRESQHRDRSLGGGGGGGGHFHGRGYSPERYYAPDDDYVPYVTSGSRRSSVERASFGSRAANTNSRNNNRSSLAYVMDRGISPVADDGQPFYDALVFRILCPVDRVDRIVGESDGIMGLLQNEVGVNVKVADPVGGSDEQIVIITSDEGPDNSMFPAQEALLHIQTRIADLVLDRDNIITTRLVVPRRDIECLDGNNASLSEIGRLTGASIQIIPREELPPCVANTDELVQIVGEIKEAREAVLDVTSRLRSYVYRDFLQRDTVPPSAPFPGVDASSSHNMATVAEPATTNQNVQSVAVALASKETGGSSTESGKQKESDRRDDLPSGLNRAVSLVTRSILEVVIPEYAVPKLLAKSKSKLAQISELSGASVTLIEDRPDEKEKIIQLAGTPEQAERAQSLLQGFILSTQEDGP, encoded by the exons ATGGAGAGGTCTAGATCCAAAAGGAATTACTACTATGACCATGAATATGATTCTGAAACCTTTGCGAGAACTAGACCACGCTAtaaccaccaccaccaccatagCAGCTCCTACCGCCACCGTGGTGCCGGGGACCGCGGCGGCGGACGGCATCATCTTAAGACCTATGACTCACCGTTAACGGTGACTACTAGTTACCGCATTCTTTGCCATGACATGAAGGCCGGCGGGGTGATTGGGAAGTCCGGTAGTATTATTAAGTCAATTAGGCAGCACACCGGCGCGTGGATCAACGTGCATGAACCGGTAGCTGGGGATGAGGAGCGGATTATCGAGATTTCTGACACGCGCCGGCGGGATCCGGATGGGAGGATGCCGTCATTTTCGCCGGCGCAGGAGGCGTTGCTGCTAATTCATGACAGGATTTTAGAGAGCGATCCGGGGTTTGTTGAGGAGGAGGATGAGTACGGTGGAGGAAGAGGCGGTGGCGGGAGCAAGCGAGTGTCTAGTAGGTTGATTGTTTCGAAAATGCATGTTGGGTGTTTGTTGGGAAAAGGAGGGAAGATAATTGAACAAATGAGGATTGAAACGAAGACACAAATTAGGATTCTACCTAGAGATCACAATCTACCTCGCTGtgttgcactgtctgaagagatTGTTCAG GTTTCAGGGGACATTCATAATGTTAAGACTGCTTTTCAAATCATATCTTCCCGGTTGAGGGAGAGTCAGCATCGTGATCGTAGTTTgggtggtggtggtggtggtggtggtcATTTCCATGGACGCGGATATTCGCCAGAGCGTTATTACGCCCCTGATGATGATTATGTTCCGTATGTGACTAGTGGTTCTCGGAGATCATCTGTGGAGAGGGCTAGTTTTGGATCTCGAGCAGCTAACACCAATTCCAGAAACAATAACCGGAGCTCGTTAGCTTATGTAATGGATAGGGGGATTTCTCCTGTGGCTGATGATGGACAACCCTTCTATGATGCCCTTGTTTTTCGTATACTTTGTCCAGTTGATAGAGTCGATCGCATTGTTGGGGAATCAGATGGAATTATGGGGCTTCTTCAGAATGAAGTTGGCGTAAATGTTAAGGTCGCTGATCCTGTTGGCGGCTCCGATGAACAGATAGTTATCATTACTTCAGATGAG GGTCCCGATAATTCGATGTTCCCAGCTCAGGAAGCTTTGTTACATATACAAACCCGCATTGCTGATCTTGTTCTAGATAGGGATAATATAATTACCACCAGGCTTGTTGTCCCTAGAAGGGACATTGAATGCTTAGATGGAAACAATGCATCACTGTCCGAAATAGGGAGATTGACTGGCGCAAGTATTCAAATAATTCCTAGAGAAGAACTACCGCCCTGCGTTGCAAACACCGATGAATTGGTTCAG ATTGTGGGAGAGATAAAAGAAGCCCGAGAAGCTGTTCTTGATGTGACTTCAAGATTAAGAAGTTATGTCTATAGGGATTTCTTGCAAAGGGACACAGTTCCTCCATCTGCCCCCTTTCCTGGTGTGGATGCATCTTCTTCTCATAACATGGCCACAGTTGCTGAACCTGCCACTACCAATCAGAATGTGCAAAGTGTGGCAGTAGCCCTTGCGTCAAAG GAAACTGGTGGATCTAGCACTGAGTCGGGAAAGCAGAAAGAAAGTGATCGCCGTGATGATTTGCCTAGTGGTTTAAATAG GGCCGTGTCTCTTGTCACGAGGAGTATACTTGAAGTTGTCATACCAGAGTATGCAGTTCCAAAGCTTTTGGCAAAATCCAAAAGCAAGCTTGCCCAGATAAGTGAG TTATCGGGAGCCAGTGTAACGCTTATAGAGGATAGACCAGATGAGAAAGAGAAGATTATTCAGTTAGCCGGTACTCCAGAGCAGGCAGAGAGAGCGCAAAGCTTACTCCAAGGATTTATTTTGAGCA CCCAAGAAGATGGTCCTTAA